Genomic window (Oncorhynchus mykiss isolate Arlee chromosome 21, USDA_OmykA_1.1, whole genome shotgun sequence):
TTGACTCGTTATAACTCTCTTTGAGTACCAGGAAATGTAATATAGCTAATATAAATATcagctcttctccctctctccccctttccctgccactcctctctctctagactccGGGGACTGTACGGGTGTGGACTTTGAGTGTTTGGGCGGGCGCTGCCTGCCCCTGTCGTGGCGTTGTAACGGCCGGGTGGAGTGCCTGGGTGAAGGGGTGGGCCTGGGCGTAGACGAGCAAGACtgtgatggagagatgaagatcCTGAATCTGGATCTTGAGCATGGCAAAACAGTGGTGGCCACCGCCACACCAGAGTCCTACAGGGCGCGGGAGACCGTAAGAGAGAAGAACAGGGGGAGTAACAGCAGAGGGAGGGATTGGGAAACAGTAGGGAAGGCACCGGGCGAgctggagaaagaggaggaggagacagagaagcaAGTAGACGAGAATGGGGACCACACCAAGGAAAAGGAGCCAACCAATCCTATATATGACTTCTGGCAGTTCCAGGCTCACAGAGCCCACCCCAGTGTGACCCGGGCCCCCGTTGAGTGGCCCTGTGGGGGCCTCCTCCAGGCCTTCTATGGGACGTTCACCCCTCCTTCCATCAGGGGCCCCTCTCTGTTCTGTGTGTGGACCCTGGACCCACAGGACTCTAGGCCTCTGAAGCTGGACCTGCGGCTGCTGGAGCTGGGGCCTGGAGACACGGTCACCATCACTGACAGACAGCAGGGCACCGGGGAACTCCTCAAAACTGTGAGTGTGCctgggggtgtgtttgtgtcttaaGAATTAGGTAAAGTGGCCCCTTATAAACGGATACGGGGTCAGATATTATTTAATTACTCTCGGATTGGAAGTAGGCTAGTCTTATTGTTGATCTGTGGTGAAAGCCAACTTCTACCTCTAGAGTTTGTTACAAGACTGATCAGTTCAATTACCCAAGTTAATTTACTCATTCTAATCATTTCACCATCTTCCCTTTCCCTTTGTGACAGATCACCAGCGCGTCCAATTACAAGGCCATCCAGGTCGAGTCCCGGACCGGCCTCCTCTCCCTGACCTATCGTACGCTCCCCGGCTCTGAGGGGCTAGGCTTCAACGCCACCTACCGTGTCGGGGGCTACTGCCCCCCCTGGGAAGGTAAATGTGGGGGTGCCGCGGGGGGCTGCTACACCCAGGAACAGAAGTGTGACGGGCACTGGGACTGTCCCAAGACGGGACATGACGAAGCAGGGTGCAGGGGATGTCCCCGGGACCAGTTTGCCTGTGGAGTGGCTGGGCAGAGGGCACTGCTGGCGGGGCATAGCTTCCTAGGGCGTCCGGTGTGTTTCCCTGCCAAGGAGAGGTGTAACTACCAGCTGTACTGTTCTGATGGGAGCGATGAGAGAGACTGTTCTATATGTAAACCTGGGACCTTCCACTGTGACAGTGACAggtagaggagtgtgtgtgtgtgtgtgtgtgtttgggggggggggggggggtcatttttCTGCCAATGAAATCcttataattgagattcttcaaagcgtcagatgacatggccttcacaatcacccgacctcacccaagttcagatggtttgggatgagttggaccgcagagtgaaggaaaagcagccaactagtgctcagcgtatgtgggaactccttcaagactgttggaaaagcattccaggtgaagctggttgagagaatgcaaagagtgtacaacgctgtcatcaaggcaaagggtggctactttgaagaatctccaatataaaatagattttgatttgttaaaacacttttttggttactacatgattttatatatatatatatatatcacacacacacacacacacacacacacacacacacacacacacacacagtggggcaaaaaagtatttagtcagccaccaattgtgcaagctctcccacttaaaaagatgaggcctgtaattttcatcataggtacacttcaactatgacagacaaaatgagaaaagaaatccagaaaatcactttgtaggattttttatgaatttatttgcaaattatggtcgaaagtaagtatttggtcacctacaaacaagcaagatttctggctctcacagacctgtaacttcttctttaagaggctcctctgtcctccactcattacctcaaatcaaatcaaattgatttatatagcccttcatacatcagctgatatctcaaagtgctgtacagaaacccagcctaaaaccccaaacagcaagcaatgcaggtgtagaagcacggtggctaggaaaaactccctagaaaggccgaaacctagagaggaaccaggctatgtggggtggccagtcctcttctggctgtgccgggtggagattataacagaacatggccaagatgttcaaatgttcataaatgatcagcatggtcaaataataataatcacaggcagaacagttgaaactggagcagcagcatggccaggtggactggggacagcaaggagtcatcatgtcaggtagtcctgaggcatggtcctagggctcaagtcctccgaaagaaagagagaattagagagagcatacttaaattcacacaggacaccggataggacaggagaagtactccagatataacaaactgaccctagcccctgacacataaactactgcagcataaatactggataCAGCATAaatacctgtattaatggcacctgtttgaacttgttatcagtataaaagacacctgtccacaacctcaaacagtcacactccaaactccactatggccaagaccaaagagctgtcaaagaacaccagaaacaaaattgtagacctgcaccaggctgggaagactgaatctgcaataggtaagcagcttggtttgaagaaatcaactgtgggagcaattattaggaaatggaagacatacaagaccactgataatctccctcgatctggtgctccacgcaagatctcaccccgtggggtcaaaatgatcacaagaacggtgagcaaaaatcccagaaccacacggggggacctagtgaatgacctgcagagagctgggaccaaagtaacaaagcctaccatcagtaacacactacgccgccagggactcaaatcctgcagtgccagacgtgtccccctgcttaagccagtacatgtccaggcccatctgaagtttgctagagagcatttggatgatccagaagaagattgggagaatgtcatatggtcagatgaaaccaaaatataactttttggtaaaaactcaactcgtcgtgtttggaggacaaagaatgctgagttgcatccaaagaacaccatacctactgtgaagcatggcggtggaaacatcatgctttggggctgtttttctgcaaagggaccaggacgactgatctgtgtaaaggaaagaatgaatggggccatgtatcgtgagattttgagtgaaaacctccttccatcagcaagggcattgaagatgaaacgtggctgggtctttcagcatgacaatgatcccaaacacaccgcccgggcaacgaaggagtggcttcgtaagaagcatttcaaggtcctggagtggcctagccagtctccagatctccaccccatagaaaatctttggagggagttgaaagtccgtgttgcccaacaacagccccaaaacatcactgctctagaggagatctgcatggaggaatgggccaaaataccagcaaccagcaacctctgtcattgccaacaaagggtatataacaaagtattgagataaacttttgttattgaccaaatacttattttccaccataatttgcaaataaataaattaaaaatcatacaatgtgattctctggattttttttcttctaattttgtctgtcatagttgaaatgtacctatgatgaaaattacaggcccctcatctttttaagtgggagaacttgcacaattggtggctgactaaatacttttgtgtgtgtgtgtgtgtgtgtgtgtgtatatatatatatatatatatatatatatatatatatatatatatatatatatatatatatatatatatatatatatatatatatatatatatatatacacacaaaatagattatctttgagaactaacaaacATCAAAATatagacagtgaaagagaaattGAAAATTCTAAAAGCAAGAATTTAGCAGTGTTGATTTTATTTGGTTTGAGCAAAAATAACACTGCGTTGACCATGGCAAATTTCTCTCAACTCCATGgataaatgtgtagaattgcaggacgtTGGTCCATTGTCACACCCCCTACCATGCCCACAATCTAAGCCCCCTTTTGATCccgaaaaaaaagtgtgtgtatgCACGCATTTAATGTTTGTTAGTGAGCTTTGATACGTGTGTTAGTGTAGTTTCGATGTGACATGCGTTTGGTGTGTTTCGATGTGTGTGTATACGCCACCTGAACTGTTTATGGCTCTGCCCCAGGTGTGTTTTTGAGAGCTGGCGCTGTGACGGCCAGCTGGACTGCAAGGACGGGACAGACGAGCTGAACTGCACCGTGACCATACCTCCCAAGGACGTCACCTGCGGGGGCCTCCTCCAGACCTTCTATGGGACGTTCGCCCCTCCTTCCATCAGGGGCCCCCCTCTGTTCTGTGTGTGGACCCTGGACCCCCAGGACTCTAGGCCTCTGAAGCTGGACCTGCGGCTGCTGGAGCTGGGGCCTGGAGACACGGTCACCATCACTGACAGACAGCAGGGCACCGGGGAACTCCTCAAAACTGTGAGTGTGGGGGGGCGGGGGTGTGTGTAATGGAGTTTGGTAGACGTTGCCCCTAATAAACTGAAACGAAGTCagatatttatttaaaaaaatcagaGAGTAGGGtggtctgatcctagatctgtggttaaagCCAACTTTTCTACCTCTGAAATCACTGGGAAAGTtaatataatagtaataattTACTCAATCTAATCacttcaccctctccctccctttccctctgtgACAGATCACTAATGCGTCCAATTACAAGACCATCCAGGTCGAGTCCAGGACCGGCCTCCTCTCCCTGACCTATCGTACGCTCCCCGGCTCTGAGGGGCTAGGCTTCAACGCCACCTACCGTGTCGGGGGCTACTGCCCCCCCTGGGAAGGTAAATGTGGGGGTGCCGCGGGGGGCTGCTACACCCAGGAACAGAAGTGTGACGGGCACTGGGACTGTCCCGAGACGGGACATGACGAAGCAGGGTGCAGGGGATGTCCCCGGGACCAGTTTGCCTGTGGAGTGTCTGGGCAGAGGGCACTGCTGGCGGGGCATAGCTTCCTAGGGCGTCCGGTGTGTTTCCCTGCCAAGGAGAGGTGTAACTACCAGCTGTACTGTTCTGATGGGAGCGATGAGAGAGACTGTTCTATATGTCAACCTGGGACCTTCCACTGCGACAGTGACAGGTAGAGGATGGTCTGTGAGGGTGCGTGGTGTGTTTTTGATGTGTGTAAGTGTATATGCCATCTTGACCGTTTGTCTCTTCCCCAGGTGTGTGTTTGAGAGCTGGCGCTGTGACGGCCAGGTGGACTGCAAGGACGGGACAGACGAGCTGAACTGTTCCGTGACCCTGCCTCGGAAGGTCATCACCGCGGCAACCGTTGGCAGCTTGGTTTGTGGGCTGTTGCTCGTCATTGCTATGGGCTGCACCTGCAAGCTTTACTCACTGCGCACCCGAGAATACAGGTATCCCTCATGCACCTCACACGTCAGGTTTACTACATGTTGATGCTTCATCACCCACAAATGCCTCCCTTGATCTGTGTCCAAATTGTCTTATTGGACCAGACACCCATAtgtttctgtctgtcttcctcctgCAGTATGTTTGCTCCAATCAGCCGCCAAGAGGCGGCGCTGATCCAGCAGCAGGCTCCTCCCTCCTACGGTCAGCTGATTGCCCAGGGCATCATCCCTCCAGTGGAGGACTTCCCCACAGAGAACCCCAACGAGGTGAGAGCCTAGtaacaggtctaggatcagctagcagtcccccaatcctaaccctaagTGACCTTAGATCAGGAACTAACAACAACTTTGTTCCACTGTGCTCTGATTGGAGCACAATTAATTGAAGGCCTCAAATAACAGATTACTTGAGATTTCCTTTTTTTGGTTTCCTTCCTTTACAAGGGGAATCCATCACTAACTTAGTTTATTTGAAATCTCCTCAGTAGGACTGTCGGTCCTCTGACTCCTCATGAGTAGCCTTATCTGACCTACCAGAGGCACTGAGGGTTCAGCTTCACTGGTTGACTCAATTTCCTCAGCCTGCATTATGAAAGTAGCAGCAGGAGCATGGTCTCATAGATTGAgttaggagtgctgatctaggatcggtTTAGCTTTTTAGATCGTAATGAGTAATATTATACGGACAGGGGGGGGGATCTGATCCTAGAGCTGTCTGATTAGCTGCTGCAGACAGCTGAAGGAGGTCAAGAGGACTAACTAAAACAATGTGCTCTCTGTGTTTCACTGTGTTGTAGCTTCTTTTAATGGTGATCTTACGCAAATCATAAACTTAAATGATAATGTTAAGAAATAAGCTTATTTCTTATAGCACATTTTCAAGTTCAACAAATGAAATCTCAAGGTTTTAATATTTTTCTTGTTctgtgtctgcctctctgtctctgtgtttctctttctctctctccccccatcagtCTTCCTCTCTTACTCTGAGAGGTATCCTCCAGCTCCTCAGACAGGACACCGCCAACTCTCCACGTCGCCGTCGCCGGCCCCGATTCGTCCGCCGGGCTGTCCGTCGCATGCGGAGGTGGGGCTTAATCCCTAGAACCGCCTCCAGGCCCTCCCAGCCTTCCAGTTCCGCCCCCCAGCAGACAGATCCCACCTCTACTGGTGCAGAGCCCAGTCAATCAACTCCCGCAACTTCCTCATTGGCTGTGGAAGCCGTCAATCTGCCGTTGCCACAGAAACTAGGCTTGCTCCCTCAGACGGTGCAGCACCCACCACCGCCGCCTCCCAcctcccttcctccacccctcGTCTCTATCCCAGCCACCCCCCAGAGCTTCCCTGTGGCTGCCCCTCCCACCCCCAGTAGCCCCTCCCTGGCCTTGCTCTTCCACTCTCTGGCGCGCGGTATCTCTCGCTTCCGCGCCTCgccgttctcctcctcctcccccaccaactccctgcccctctccgcatccccctctttctcctcttcggAGGATGAGGTGCTGCTTATCCCCCTCTCGGAGGACATGACCTCGGAGGATGACGTCCCCCTGCTAACCCTTGATCCCTGACCTTATCCAAACCCCACCGCTATCCCCCTCCCTAAATGTTGTGCACAGTGCTCGCGCACAGGAGCACTGCAAGGCTCTCCCCGTCTCTGTGCTGATGTAGTGCCTTTTGAATTACATTGGGTTGGTTTTGACTGACTGTAGAAATCTAGTATTCAATGCTTTTATGTTATTGAGTGTGGGACCTCCTTGAGAAAGTGTATACGTGTGCCTGCCTCTGCGTGCGTGTAGTCATGAATGTGTGTAGTCTGAAAGTGGTGAACTTTGCACAGAGAATCTTCCTCCCTCATGCTCTAATATATCAGCTACTGTCAAATGAGTGATTTTGTTTTTAACACATGAAAGAGCTTGTCTTTATGAGACTCGTATGTGTGTTTTAGTATTTATGAGGGTGAGTGTAGGGCGGCAGTGTAAGGGTATGGAAGATATTCTAATATTATAagttataccccccccccccccgtttaaGTGCCTTGTTTAGAAGCTTCCTGCATATGATGAATTTGAATGATTACACACACGTACTGCATGCATACTGTCACAAATacgctatatatacaaaagtatgtggacaccccttcaaattagtgggctctgctatttcagccacacccgttgcttaccggtgtataaaatcgagcacacagccatgcagtctCCAGTAGAATGGtcctactgaagagctcagtgactttcaacgtggcaccgtcataggatgccacctttccaacaagtcagttcttcaaatgtctgccctgctggagctgcaccagtcaactgtaagtgctgttaatgtgaagtggaaacgtctaggagcttcagctgtgaagtggtaggccagaccgagtgctgaagcgcgtagcgcgtGATAatcgattgcaacactcactaccgagttccaaactgcctctggaagctacgtcagtcagcacaataactattcttcgggagcttcatgaaatgggtttccatggcagagcagccaaAAGTTGGCTGgactggtgtaaagctcgccaccattggactctggagcagtggaaacgcgttctctggagtgatgaatcacgcttcaccatcaggcagtacgacggcagatgccaggagaacgctgcctgccccaatgcatagtgtcaactgtaaagtttggtggaggaggaataatgatctgggacagcttttcatggttcaggctctttagttccagtgaaggtaaatcttaacactacagcattcaATGACAATTCTGTTctcccaactttgtggcaacagtttgggtaaggccctttccagtttcagcatgacactgcccccgtgcacaaagggaGGTCCGTACTGAAATTGTTTGTctcgatcggtgtggaagaacttgactggcctgcacagtcctgacctcaaccccatcgaacacctttgaaatgaattggaatgcagactgcgagccagtcctaatcgcctaacatccgtgcccgacctcactaatgctctcgtggctgaatggaagcaagtccccgcatctagtggaaagccgtcccagaagagtggaggctgttatagcagcgaagggggggaccaactccatgttaatgcccataATTAATAGAATGAGATATTCGAcgatcaggtgtccacatacttttggtcatgtagtgtgtgtgtatctacacAAAAAGGCACACCTACCTTCTCACAGACAGACTGTTTTATATTGCTTTTTATAATTGATCAATTCCATGCAGTTCTGCAAACTGGCAATAATTTTGGGGACCCTCCTGGTTAGTGCATGTATGGCATAacttgtgtgtgtaatgtatgcaCTTAAATGTGATGTATGAATGTTTATAATGTAATTCTCTAGTACATATTGTGTCTAGACTCACAAGACAATCTCTCTCAGTGCCTGAGGTTGGGTTAGACTTGTGCAGTGCAGAACGACGAGGCCCCCCAGGGGCAACAGGCACAACAAACTTGACTTGAAGTCTCACCCCTTTGTGAATCCAACCCACTCTACCACACTTTGACACGATGAACAAATAGCGCATGAAGCGGCGTTTCAGTGTGCCATTTGTATAGCATATTCTTTTGTTTATTTCTCGCTTTTGTCCTCCAGAAATGTACTTTCAATTTTATTTTCTTATTGTTCTGTTTACCTGGTTGTACTGAATGTATTCAATTATACATGGAGTGGTTGGACGATTGCAATCTAATAATAAGATTGTAGAGTGATTTTTTTAAAATAGGGTCTATTTCACTGTACATAGGCAAAGAGATGAACGAATCCACAGAGATTAAACAATTTGCACTTTTATTTggactctttgtgtgtgtgtgtgtgtgtgaggtgtgtgtgtgtgaggtgtgggTCGAAGAAGGGAAAGTGCAATGTTAGGAAAAGTAAAGAAGTGGTAAGTTTTTAGATGAGGAGGTGGTCTATAAGCCATTGTCCTCTGTCTTCTGGGAATGTATCAAAGACATGTCACATCAGTCTCTCGAGAAGAGCCCCAGGGCGCCATGACGACAAAGTACATTTAAATACCTGGGTGTCAATGGTGGAGAGCTGTTTGGTCACTTGCAACTTGCACCGTTAGGAGAAGAGTGAAGGTGAGTCGGGAGGAAAAGCCATTAAATTTACCGAAGAAGATTGATGAGTATGTTGAGGAATGTCATTTAATTTAGAAAATTCTGCACTCAATTTTTGATGGGGTCGGCGCGAGGCTGGACACGGGGTTCCCAGGTAATTAGAACCGATTCAGTGGGGAGTTAAAATTGTCTAGATGAATTTAAAATAGCAGAGGAGAAAGTGGTCCACTATACAGCACCTTTTGACTAATAGCAAGGGGGAATTGAAAAACTTCGATTTAGGCTTACCCCTTTTCATGAAGTTGTGTAGAAAAGTTATGGAGACTCATTACGCAGTCTGAAACGGGCTCCTCTAGTGAAAAACAGGTCAGACTCTGATTAATTCAAGTGTCATTATCTACATCAGTCAATACTTGTATATTGACTCACCATTTATACATGTTTGAGTGAATACAGTAAATGTTACTAAGGCAACTACAGCATTATTGCGCAATAGTGTCCAAGTGGACTGCTGAAATGCAGTAGTTTACCGAAGATATATTTGGATTTCCTCTCTAAAATCACCTCTAATCCCACATGTTTTTCAAACAACTAATTTAGGATTATCTTGTAGCATGTTAGCTTAGTCCTGCAACTAGCCATTCAAATGACCATTTATATGAACAATGTAGACCTATAATAGAAATCTGTAACATTTAAAAGTAAAAGTCAAAATGTTTCATATAAATGGTCATTTAAATGGCTAGTTGCGGGATGAAGCTCGTAGCTGTTCGATCTACTGCTGATGTCATGTCAGTCCAACAGATCCGTCTCTGTGATCTCTTCCCCGAGATGAGGCTTCTGTGGAGGGGCGGCTCCTGTGGAAGGGCTATGATTATGCCTTCACCCCCCTCCCTCAGCAGGCCGTGGGTTtggatggtggtggtggtcatATGGCTCCCTGGTGCTCTGGAGAAGTGTATCTTTGATGAGGTTCAGCAGTCGGTCACAGTGGTCACCACACCCACGGATCCAGACGGACCTCACCCTAAGACGACGGCCAGTAACAATGTTGGGCTTCAGACTCGACTTACTGCTTCAGAGGACACAGCTAATCCTTTTCAAATTCCTTCATTTGCGCTTCAACTTTCTTCATCCCGGAGACACCACAGGAAGCGCACAAGAGAGCTGGCTCCACCCACAAACCATCCACAGCCAATCAGGATCCACACCTGGGTTCCGAGGGATAGCCCTGCCCTGTCTCAGGTGGAAAGCGAGAGACTGGAGCCAGCAGTCAGGGAGGCTGTGGGCATCGTGTCCAACTTGCTGTCAGGTAGGAGaggagtgtgtctgtctctgtgtgctgtgtgtttgagtggatctgtactgcacaaaaatataaacgcaacatgaaacaatttctaagatttacagttcatataaggaaatcagtcaattgaaataattaaattaggccctaatctatggatttcacatgactgggaatacagatatgcatctgttgctcACAGATAACaacaaaaaggtaggggcgtggatcagaaaacctttcagtatctggtgttaccaccatttgcctcatgcagtgtgacacatctccttcacatagagttgacaGGGTCTGTCTGGCCCTGtccggacagggccacagtgtctcccgaccgctcctgtctcagcctccagtatttatgctgcaatagtttgtgtcggggggctagggtcagtctgttatatctggagtatttctcctgtctcatccggtgtcctgtgtgaatttaagtatgctccctctaattctctctcgctctctctctctcggaggacctgagccctgggaccatgcctcaggactacctggcatgatgactccttgctgtccccagtccacctggtcatgctactgctccagtttcaactgttctgcctgcggctatggaaccctgacctgttcactggaagtgctaccttgtcctggacctgctgttttcgactctctagagacagcaggagcggtagagatactctcaatgatcgtctatgaaaagccaactgacatttacttctgaggtgctgacctgttgtaccctctacaaccactgtgattattattatttgaccctgctggtcatctatgaacgtttgaacatcttggccatgttctgttataatctccacccggcacagtcaggagaggac
Coding sequences:
- the LOC110500496 gene encoding low-density lipoprotein receptor-related protein 10 yields the protein MTVSFNLCVINILFVTAYSSLELVSSTAHCGRSPQVLEAARGEIRSFVHRSSSYRPRPFYCSWIIKAHVGEPVILSFSQFSTRCKKEWVSVTSSTGKPITLCGSDLPKPMELMGGNITVTHHFLPHLFPVSAFRLGYVRDSGDCTGVDFECLGGRCLPLSWRCNGRVECLGEGVGLGVDEQDCDGEMKILNLDLEHGKTVVATATPESYRARETVREKNRGSNSRGRDWETVGKAPGELEKEEEETEKQVDENGDHTKEKEPTNPIYDFWQFQAHRAHPSVTRAPVEWPCGGLLQAFYGTFTPPSIRGPSLFCVWTLDPQDSRPLKLDLRLLELGPGDTVTITDRQQGTGELLKTITSASNYKAIQVESRTGLLSLTYRTLPGSEGLGFNATYRVGGYCPPWEGKCGGAAGGCYTQEQKCDGHWDCPKTGHDEAGCRGCPRDQFACGVAGQRALLAGHSFLGRPVCFPAKERCNYQLYCSDGSDERDCSICKPGTFHCDSDRCVFESWRCDGQLDCKDGTDELNCTVTIPPKDVTCGGLLQTFYGTFAPPSIRGPPLFCVWTLDPQDSRPLKLDLRLLELGPGDTVTITDRQQGTGELLKTITNASNYKTIQVESRTGLLSLTYRTLPGSEGLGFNATYRVGGYCPPWEGKCGGAAGGCYTQEQKCDGHWDCPETGHDEAGCRGCPRDQFACGVSGQRALLAGHSFLGRPVCFPAKERCNYQLYCSDGSDERDCSICQPGTFHCDSDRCVFESWRCDGQVDCKDGTDELNCSVTLPRKVITAATVGSLVCGLLLVIAMGCTCKLYSLRTREYSMFAPISRQEAALIQQQAPPSYGQLIAQGIIPPVEDFPTENPNESSSLTLRGILQLLRQDTANSPRRRRRPRFVRRAVRRMRRWGLIPRTASRPSQPSSSAPQQTDPTSTGAEPSQSTPATSSLAVEAVNLPLPQKLGLLPQTVQHPPPPPPTSLPPPLVSIPATPQSFPVAAPPTPSSPSLALLFHSLARGISRFRASPFSSSSPTNSLPLSASPSFSSSEDEVLLIPLSEDMTSEDDVPLLTLDP